From one Rhopalosiphum padi isolate XX-2018 chromosome 2, ASM2088224v1, whole genome shotgun sequence genomic stretch:
- the LOC132922957 gene encoding histone H4 → MTGRGKGGKGLGKGGAKRHRKVLRDNIQGITKPAIRRLARRGGVKRISGLIYEETRGVLKVFLENVIRDAVTYTEHAKRKTVTAMDVVYALKRQGRTLYGFGG, encoded by the coding sequence ATGACCGGTCGCGGCAAAGGAGGAAAAGGTCTTGGAAAAGGAGGTGCCAAACGTCATCGTAAAGTGTTGCGTGATAACATCCAGGGAATCACCAAGCCCGCCATCCGTCGTTTGGCTCGTCGAGGAGGAGTGAAGCGTATTTCTGGATTGATCTACGAAGAGACCCGCGGAGTGCTAAAAGTTTTTTTGGAAAATGTTATCCGTGATGCGGTCACTTATACTGAACACGCAAAGAGGAAGACCGTTACCGCAATGGACGTCGTCTACGCTCTGAAACGCCAAGGTCGTACATTGTACGGATTTGGTGGTTAA